The following are encoded together in the Marmota flaviventris isolate mMarFla1 chromosome 18, mMarFla1.hap1, whole genome shotgun sequence genome:
- the Siglec10 gene encoding sialic acid-binding Ig-like lectin 10 isoform X2, with amino-acid sequence MLLLPPLLSLLLGGSQAQLEKYWLQVQESVSVQEGLCVLVSCSFSYPRDDPRTASNPAYGYWFEEGTNTNKGDPVATNNPHRRVQSRTQGRFQLMGDPNRDDCSLMIKDAHRWDRAAYFFRVERGPIVKFNFQKKFSLEVTDLTQKPDVFIPETLEPGQPVSVLCVFNQAFEQCSAPSFSWTTAAIPSQRTRPPTSHSSVLSLTPQPQDHGTTLTCRVDFGRQGVSTHRTVQLSVAYAPQEPVIRVLRNNASAPVAQGEFSHLEVQKGQFLRLLCAADSHPPATLSWVLEDRVLSWSSPLGPRTLELQLPVVKPGDSGLYTCRAENRLGSQQGTLDLSVQYPPEDLRVTVSQENRTVTEVIRNGTSFPVLEGQSLRLVCVTHSKPPARLSWTWGTQTLSPEWLSDPGVLELPRVQTEHGGEFTCHARSPLGSQHLSLSLSVHCEASVPTAFSRGVFLGIGVTTVLSLCIILAIVKTLRKAPPRTGARPKVSRGSTILEYINVVPKAARRAQDRKATPSSPSRTPSPGTHSPEPKKNPEELYSVPLGCSKPRSSTQALDPKNDPEELHYATLTFPGHRPWATQMPKDTHTDYEEIKFH; translated from the exons ATGCTACTCCTGCCGCCACTGCTGTCCTTGTTGTTGGGTG GGTCCCAGGCTCAGCTAGAGAAGTACTGGCTGCAGGTGCAGGAGTCGGTGTCGGTGCAGGAGGGCCTGTGTGTGCTGGTGTCCTGCTCCTTCTCCTACCCCAGGGACGACCCCAGAACTGCTTCTAACCCGGCTTATGGATACTGGTTCGAAGAAGGGACCAACACGAACAAGGGGGATCCAGTGGCCACGAACAACCCACATCGAAGGGTGCAATCTAGGACCCAAGGCCGATTCCAGCTCATGGGGGACCCCAACAGAGATGACTGCTCCCTGATGATCAAAGACGCACACAGATGGGACAGGGCAGCCTACTTCTTCCGCGTGGAGAGAGGACCCATAGTGAAATTTAATTTCCAGAAAAAGTTCTCTCTGGAAGTGACAG ACCTAACTCAGAAGCCAGACGTCTTCATTCCCGAGACCCTGGAGCCCGGGCAGCCTGTGAGCGTTCTCTGTGTGTTTAACCAAGCCTTTGAGCAATGCTCGGCCCCTTCTTTCTCCTGGACCACGGCTGCCATCCCCTCCCAAAGAACAAGGCCACCAACCTCCCACTCCTCAGTGCTCAGCCTCACCCCACAGCCCCAGGACCACGGCACTACGCTTACCTGTCGAGTGGACTTCGGCAGACAAGGCGTCAGCACACACAGGACCGTCCAACTGAGTGTGGCCT ATGCCCCTCAAGAACCTGTCATCCGAGTTCTCCGCAACAATGCATCCG CCCCAGTGGCCCAGGGAGAATTCTCACATCTGGAAGTCCAGAAAGGCCAGTTCCTGCGGCTCCTCTGTGCTGCTGACAGCCATCCCCCGGCCACTCTGAGCTGGGTCCTGGAGGACAGAGTCCTCTCCTGGTCCTCCCCCTTGGGCCCCAGAACCCTGGAGCTGCAGCTGCCCGTGGTGAAGCCTGGAGATTCGGGGCTCTACACCTGCCGAGCAGAGAACAGGCTGGGCTCCCAACAGGGCACCCTGGACCTCTCTGTGCAGT ATCCTCCAGAGGACCTGAGGGTGACGGTTTCCCAAGAAAATAGGACAG TCACGGAAGTCATCAGGAATGGCACGTCCTTCCCAGTCCTGGAGGGCCAAAGCCTGCGCCTGGTCTGTGTCACCCACAGCAAGCCCCCAGCCAGGCTGAGCTGGACCTGGGGGACGCAGACCCTGAGCCCTGAGTGGCTTTCCGACCCTGGTGTCCTGGAACTGCCCCGGGTGCAGACAGAGCATGGAGGAGAATTCACCTGCCATGCCCGCAGCCCCCTGGGCTCCCAGCACCTCTCCCTGAGCCTCTCTGTGCACT GCGAGGCGTCTGTCCCCACTGCGTTCTCCCGCGGAGTGTTTCTGGGAATCGGCGTCACCACGGTCCTCTCCCTCTGCATCATCCTGGCCAT TGTGAAGACTCTGAGGAAGGCGCCACCCCGGACGGGGGCCAGGCCCAAGGTGTCCCGCGGCAGCACCATCCTGGAGTATATCAACGTGGTCCCCAAGGCCGCCCGCAGG GCTCAGGATCGGAAGGCCACGCCAAGCAGCCCTTCTCGGACCCCCTCTCCAGGCACTCACTCCCCAGAACCAAAGAAGAATCCAGAGGAGCTGTATTCTGTTCCCCTCGGTTGCTCAAAGCCCAGATCGTCCACCCAAGCTCTGGACCCCAAGAATGACCCCGAGGAGCTCCACTATGCTACTCTCACCTTCCCGGGCCACAGACCGTGGGCCACCCAGATGCCCAAAGACACCCACACAGATTACGAGGAAATCAAGTTCCACTGA
- the C18H19orf84 gene encoding piRNA-mediated silencing protein C19orf84 homolog isoform X1: MSRPRPSVPSPGRIHAKLMEETPVKMEQLKNGPAGSEGNSLPLLTPGAEGWSPVSIPALPSSLVGTPHPAHLGLPEHLASVTVPIRLDALSYLLHSALMGAYSLQQSFPSCSCSPQACHTQPGVAKRPFRGRGGWGVLRRPTRGQGQSRRGPGRAEQPERDRAGVPWAGPKTPPVTPPSPPTLLAQDGKREPLLDPTPAAEDWETEY, translated from the exons ATGTCCAG gccccgcccctccgTCCCAAGCCCTGGAAGGATCCACGCGAAGTTGATGGAAGAGACTCCCGTGAAGATGGAACAACTAAAGAACGGACCAGCTGGATCCGAGGG GAACAGCCTGCCCCTCCTGACACCTGGAGCTGAGGGCTGGTCCCCTGTGTCCATCCCAGCCCTGCCATCCTCGCTCGTGGGCACCCCACACCCAGCCCACCTGGGACTCCCCGAGCACCTGGCCTCTGTTACGGTTCCCATCCGCTTGGATGCCCTCTCCTACCTCCTGCACAGTGCCCTGATGGGGGCCTACAGCCTCCAGCAGTCCTtcccctcctgctcctgctccccaCAGGCATGCCACACCCAGCCAGGAGTAGCCAAGAGGCCGTTCAGGGGTCGCGGAGGGTGGGGTGTTCTGCGCAGGCCCACCCGGGGCCAGGGCCAGTCAAGACGAGGCCCTGGGAGAGCTGAGCAACCAGAGAGGGACAGGGCAGGGGTCCCTTGGGCTGGCCCCAAGACCCCACCGGTGAcacctccatcaccacccacCCTGCTGGCCCAGGATGGGAAGAGGGAGCCACTCCTGGACCCCACACCTGCTGCTGAGGACTGGGAGACAGAATATTAG
- the Siglec10 gene encoding sialic acid-binding Ig-like lectin 10 isoform X1 translates to MLLLPPLLSLLLGGSQAQLEKYWLQVQESVSVQEGLCVLVSCSFSYPRDDPRTASNPAYGYWFEEGTNTNKGDPVATNNPHRRVQSRTQGRFQLMGDPNRDDCSLMIKDAHRWDRAAYFFRVERGPIVKFNFQKKFSLEVTDLTQKPDVFIPETLEPGQPVSVLCVFNQAFEQCSAPSFSWTTAAIPSQRTRPPTSHSSVLSLTPQPQDHGTTLTCRVDFGRQGVSTHRTVQLSVAYAPQEPVIRVLRNNASAPVAQGEFSHLEVQKGQFLRLLCAADSHPPATLSWVLEDRVLSWSSPLGPRTLELQLPVVKPGDSGLYTCRAENRLGSQQGTLDLSVQYPPEDLRVTVSQENRTVTEVIRNGTSFPVLEGQSLRLVCVTHSKPPARLSWTWGTQTLSPEWLSDPGVLELPRVQTEHGGEFTCHARSPLGSQHLSLSLSVHYPPRLLGPSCSWEAQALLCSCSSRAWPAPALHWRLGEGLLEGNSSNASLRVTSSSAGPWANSSLSLHGALSSDLRLSCEAQNAQGTQSATVLLLPGEASVPTAFSRGVFLGIGVTTVLSLCIILAIVKTLRKAPPRTGARPKVSRGSTILEYINVVPKAARRAQDRKATPSSPSRTPSPGTHSPEPKKNPEELYSVPLGCSKPRSSTQALDPKNDPEELHYATLTFPGHRPWATQMPKDTHTDYEEIKFH, encoded by the exons ATGCTACTCCTGCCGCCACTGCTGTCCTTGTTGTTGGGTG GGTCCCAGGCTCAGCTAGAGAAGTACTGGCTGCAGGTGCAGGAGTCGGTGTCGGTGCAGGAGGGCCTGTGTGTGCTGGTGTCCTGCTCCTTCTCCTACCCCAGGGACGACCCCAGAACTGCTTCTAACCCGGCTTATGGATACTGGTTCGAAGAAGGGACCAACACGAACAAGGGGGATCCAGTGGCCACGAACAACCCACATCGAAGGGTGCAATCTAGGACCCAAGGCCGATTCCAGCTCATGGGGGACCCCAACAGAGATGACTGCTCCCTGATGATCAAAGACGCACACAGATGGGACAGGGCAGCCTACTTCTTCCGCGTGGAGAGAGGACCCATAGTGAAATTTAATTTCCAGAAAAAGTTCTCTCTGGAAGTGACAG ACCTAACTCAGAAGCCAGACGTCTTCATTCCCGAGACCCTGGAGCCCGGGCAGCCTGTGAGCGTTCTCTGTGTGTTTAACCAAGCCTTTGAGCAATGCTCGGCCCCTTCTTTCTCCTGGACCACGGCTGCCATCCCCTCCCAAAGAACAAGGCCACCAACCTCCCACTCCTCAGTGCTCAGCCTCACCCCACAGCCCCAGGACCACGGCACTACGCTTACCTGTCGAGTGGACTTCGGCAGACAAGGCGTCAGCACACACAGGACCGTCCAACTGAGTGTGGCCT ATGCCCCTCAAGAACCTGTCATCCGAGTTCTCCGCAACAATGCATCCG CCCCAGTGGCCCAGGGAGAATTCTCACATCTGGAAGTCCAGAAAGGCCAGTTCCTGCGGCTCCTCTGTGCTGCTGACAGCCATCCCCCGGCCACTCTGAGCTGGGTCCTGGAGGACAGAGTCCTCTCCTGGTCCTCCCCCTTGGGCCCCAGAACCCTGGAGCTGCAGCTGCCCGTGGTGAAGCCTGGAGATTCGGGGCTCTACACCTGCCGAGCAGAGAACAGGCTGGGCTCCCAACAGGGCACCCTGGACCTCTCTGTGCAGT ATCCTCCAGAGGACCTGAGGGTGACGGTTTCCCAAGAAAATAGGACAG TCACGGAAGTCATCAGGAATGGCACGTCCTTCCCAGTCCTGGAGGGCCAAAGCCTGCGCCTGGTCTGTGTCACCCACAGCAAGCCCCCAGCCAGGCTGAGCTGGACCTGGGGGACGCAGACCCTGAGCCCTGAGTGGCTTTCCGACCCTGGTGTCCTGGAACTGCCCCGGGTGCAGACAGAGCATGGAGGAGAATTCACCTGCCATGCCCGCAGCCCCCTGGGCTCCCAGCACCTCTCCCTGAGCCTCTCTGTGCACT ACCCCCCAAGGCTGCTGGGACCCTCCTGCTCCTGGGAGGCCCAGGCTCTGCTCTGCAGCTGCTCCTCCCGCGCCTGGCCGGCCCCCGCCCTGCACTGgcggctgggggaggggctgctggaGGGGAACAGCAGCAATGCCTCCCTCAGGGTCACCTCCAGCTCCGCAGGGCCCTGGGCCAACAGCTCCCTGAGCCTCCACGGGGCGCTCAGCTCCGACCTCAGGCTGAGCTGTGAGGCCCAGAACGCCCAGGGCACCCAGAGCGCCACTGTCCTGCTGCTGCCAG GCGAGGCGTCTGTCCCCACTGCGTTCTCCCGCGGAGTGTTTCTGGGAATCGGCGTCACCACGGTCCTCTCCCTCTGCATCATCCTGGCCAT TGTGAAGACTCTGAGGAAGGCGCCACCCCGGACGGGGGCCAGGCCCAAGGTGTCCCGCGGCAGCACCATCCTGGAGTATATCAACGTGGTCCCCAAGGCCGCCCGCAGG GCTCAGGATCGGAAGGCCACGCCAAGCAGCCCTTCTCGGACCCCCTCTCCAGGCACTCACTCCCCAGAACCAAAGAAGAATCCAGAGGAGCTGTATTCTGTTCCCCTCGGTTGCTCAAAGCCCAGATCGTCCACCCAAGCTCTGGACCCCAAGAATGACCCCGAGGAGCTCCACTATGCTACTCTCACCTTCCCGGGCCACAGACCGTGGGCCACCCAGATGCCCAAAGACACCCACACAGATTACGAGGAAATCAAGTTCCACTGA
- the C18H19orf84 gene encoding piRNA-mediated silencing protein C19orf84 homolog isoform X2, translating to MEETPVKMEQLKNGPAGSEGNSLPLLTPGAEGWSPVSIPALPSSLVGTPHPAHLGLPEHLASVTVPIRLDALSYLLHSALMGAYSLQQSFPSCSCSPQACHTQPGVAKRPFRGRGGWGVLRRPTRGQGQSRRGPGRAEQPERDRAGVPWAGPKTPPVTPPSPPTLLAQDGKREPLLDPTPAAEDWETEY from the exons ATGGAAGAGACTCCCGTGAAGATGGAACAACTAAAGAACGGACCAGCTGGATCCGAGGG GAACAGCCTGCCCCTCCTGACACCTGGAGCTGAGGGCTGGTCCCCTGTGTCCATCCCAGCCCTGCCATCCTCGCTCGTGGGCACCCCACACCCAGCCCACCTGGGACTCCCCGAGCACCTGGCCTCTGTTACGGTTCCCATCCGCTTGGATGCCCTCTCCTACCTCCTGCACAGTGCCCTGATGGGGGCCTACAGCCTCCAGCAGTCCTtcccctcctgctcctgctccccaCAGGCATGCCACACCCAGCCAGGAGTAGCCAAGAGGCCGTTCAGGGGTCGCGGAGGGTGGGGTGTTCTGCGCAGGCCCACCCGGGGCCAGGGCCAGTCAAGACGAGGCCCTGGGAGAGCTGAGCAACCAGAGAGGGACAGGGCAGGGGTCCCTTGGGCTGGCCCCAAGACCCCACCGGTGAcacctccatcaccacccacCCTGCTGGCCCAGGATGGGAAGAGGGAGCCACTCCTGGACCCCACACCTGCTGCTGAGGACTGGGAGACAGAATATTAG